GTCTTTGTCGGCATCGCCCGTGACAAAACACACATTCATCAACGAGCGGCTGGCCTTATCAGCGGTCGGCTGAAACAGGCTGCTGCTGTCAAGGTACTCATACAGCTTGCCAGCCTTCGCCTTATTGCGTTCGTGCATGCCTGCCAGGCCACCATTGGCTTTGATCCAGCGAAACACCAGCATCATCAGATAGATGCCAAACGTCGGTGGCGTGTTGTACATCGAATCGCTGGCTGCGTGAGTTCGATACTGAAGCATCGAAGTCAATTCGCTGTTGCCCTGCTCGACCAGATCATCGCGAATGATCACCAACGTGACTCCGCTGGGCCCAAGATTCTTTTGAGCTCCCGCGTAGATGATGCCGTACTTCGAAACGTCGATCGGACGGCAGAAGATGTCGCTGCTGGAATCATTTACCAGGAAGGCTTCGTTGCTGAACCCGGCCGGTTCGCTGGCAAACTGAGTTCCGTAGATCGTGTTGTTCGACGTGAAGTGAACGTAACGCGGAGAATCGCTGTACGTCTTGTCCGTCGGGATGTAATTGAAGTTCTTGTCTTCGCTGCTGCAAACGGTGTGCACGTTGCCGAACAGCTTCGCTTCCTTCACGGCCTTCTTCGACCACGACCCTGTGACCAGGTAATCAGCCGTCTGATCCTTCGCGAGAAAATTCATTGGAATCATGCCGAACTGAGTCGACGCACCGCC
This DNA window, taken from Fuerstiella marisgermanici, encodes the following:
- the serC gene encoding 3-phosphoserine/phosphohydroxythreonine transaminase, which encodes MTDRIWNFSAGPAVLPESVLEEARENLLSLGDTGVGICEHSHRGKPFVAVAEEAEALCRELAGIPDNYKVLFLQGGASTQFGMIPMNFLAKDQTADYLVTGSWSKKAVKEAKLFGNVHTVCSSEDKNFNYIPTDKTYSDSPRYVHFTSNNTIYGTQFASEPAGFSNEAFLVNDSSSDIFCRPIDVSKYGIIYAGAQKNLGPSGVTLVIIRDDLVEQGNSELTSMLQYRTHAASDSMYNTPPTFGIYLMMLVFRWIKANGGLAGMHERNKAKAGKLYEYLDSSSLFQPTADKASRSLMNVCFVTGDADKDAAFLKKADAEGFSALKGHRSVGGMRASIYNAFPSEGVDALISFMKDFEATA